ACAACACAAGGTTCATTAAGAGGTATTTTACAAACAGTTATGCCCGATCATATTGTCATTGAAGTTAGTAAATCACCATTTTTCGTGAGAACCCAGCACATTGTTTGGATATCGCCCACTCAAGGTTAAAAGGAGGCATTACCATGTTTAAACGACTTAACCGTTTGCAAATAGCTCTAACTATACCTGAGCACGGAGATGCCAACGCTGCTGCTGCAGTCCAAGAATTACTTGGAGGTCGCTTCGGTGAAATGTCAACGCTGAATAACTATATGTATCAGTCCTTCGGCTTTCG
The sequence above is drawn from the Cytobacillus sp. IB215665 genome and encodes:
- a CDS encoding YuzF family protein, with amino-acid sequence MNPQNTPLYLFDPYVYQALSSIRGTNVVVQTTQGSLRGILQTVMPDHIVIEVSKSPFFVRTQHIVWISPTQG